A genomic window from Lactobacillus sp. ESL0677 includes:
- the lepB gene encoding signal peptidase I, which produces MAKKANKQNEEESLGKFILDVVVMMVVILGIFWLVFTYALSNDSVSGPSMQPTFENNDRLISVRHFKPKRNDVVVLLAPKAANDVPGALYIKRIIGLPGDKLVSKNDKMYINGKLFKEPYLDNSLKQADNAAGQTYTTNFTYKVPKGYYWVMGDHRDISKDSHIFGPVKRSALVGKVVLRYWPFNKIQGF; this is translated from the coding sequence ATGGCAAAAAAAGCAAATAAACAAAACGAAGAAGAAAGTTTAGGAAAATTTATCCTTGACGTTGTGGTGATGATGGTCGTTATCTTAGGCATCTTTTGGCTCGTCTTTACCTATGCTCTTTCAAATGATAGCGTATCAGGACCCTCAATGCAGCCAACTTTTGAAAATAACGACCGCTTAATTTCAGTTCGGCACTTTAAACCTAAACGTAATGATGTTGTCGTTTTATTGGCACCTAAGGCAGCTAATGATGTTCCCGGTGCACTTTACATCAAGCGGATTATCGGCTTACCTGGTGATAAGTTGGTTTCTAAAAATGACAAAATGTACATTAATGGCAAATTATTCAAGGAACCATACTTGGATAACAGCTTAAAACAAGCTGATAATGCGGCTGGACAAACATACACAACCAATTTTACCTACAAGGTGCCAAAAGGTTACTATTGGGTAATGGGTGATCACCGTGATATCTCCAAAGACTCACATATCTTTGGTCCTGTTAAACGTAGTGCCTTGGTTGGTAAAGTTGTCTTACGTTACTGGCCCTTCAACAAAATTCAGGGATTTTAA
- the fni gene encoding type 2 isopentenyl-diphosphate Delta-isomerase yields the protein MSIRSKRKEEHLTLAQTFFEPEKANSFDQMHLLRPALPETRVDLDTIKTTIFGKTVSAPFFINAMTGGSAKSLLINKELGKIASQTKIALALGSASILVKEHAQLDSFLVAREANPNGIIIANINAKTAPKDAKKIVSELQADALQVHLNTVQEIAMPEGERDFHWLDNLRSLRQEITVPMIIKEVGFGLDRATIQLLKNEGFKWFDVAGSGGTNFAQIENARNQSDLSYLETLGLPTVIAAMMAQKEQVNLIVSGGVRNPLDVFKGLCLGGQYVGISNVFLQTMEQNTPEYLLRTIQNWQHELAGLLAIFGQKDLTNLASIKQYFDFPLHDLITQLS from the coding sequence ATGTCAATCAGATCTAAACGTAAAGAAGAACATTTAACTTTAGCCCAAACTTTTTTTGAACCTGAAAAAGCCAACAGCTTTGACCAAATGCATTTATTACGGCCAGCACTGCCAGAAACCCGAGTTGATTTAGATACAATTAAAACAACAATATTTGGTAAAACGGTTAGTGCCCCCTTCTTCATTAACGCGATGACTGGTGGCTCAGCTAAGTCACTATTGATTAACAAAGAGCTGGGCAAAATTGCTAGCCAAACTAAGATTGCTTTAGCTCTTGGTTCAGCCAGCATTCTAGTTAAAGAACATGCACAGCTAGATAGCTTTTTAGTGGCTCGCGAGGCTAATCCGAATGGAATTATTATCGCCAATATTAATGCAAAAACAGCGCCAAAGGACGCAAAAAAAATTGTCAGCGAATTACAAGCTGATGCCTTGCAGGTACACCTAAATACAGTTCAAGAAATTGCGATGCCTGAAGGTGAACGTGATTTTCATTGGCTAGATAATCTTAGAAGTTTACGGCAAGAAATCACTGTTCCAATGATCATTAAGGAAGTTGGTTTTGGTCTTGACCGCGCAACCATTCAGCTACTTAAAAATGAAGGCTTTAAATGGTTCGATGTTGCTGGTAGTGGCGGCACGAATTTTGCTCAAATTGAAAACGCACGTAACCAAAGTGACCTTTCTTACCTTGAGACTTTGGGCTTACCAACAGTTATTGCAGCAATGATGGCTCAAAAAGAACAAGTTAACCTAATTGTTTCTGGTGGTGTTCGCAATCCTCTGGATGTCTTCAAGGGCTTATGCTTGGGTGGTCAATATGTTGGTATTTCTAACGTCTTCTTGCAAACAATGGAGCAAAATACACCCGAATATTTATTGCGGACAATTCAAAATTGGCAGCATGAATTAGCTGGTTTATTAGCCATCTTTGGTCAAAAGGATTTGACTAACTTAGCAAGTATTAAGCAATATTTTGACTTTCCCTTGCATGACCTAATCACGCAGTTAAGTTAA
- a CDS encoding L-fuculose-phosphate aldolase, giving the protein MDYIEERNKIVEFGKKLVDEHLTTGTGGNLSIFVPESKVMLISPSGIDYYETKPEDVVVMDLDGNILEGDRKPSSEFEMHSIFYKNNPEIKSVIHSHADFATAMACLNKDVPPIHYVVADLCKTLKCTNYKIYGSHDIAVEAYKTMGEDHGILLANHGLLAIGNSIESAMGNARNIEFLCKLYIYASAVGTPVPLNEEQMNEVAKKFTTYGQPKK; this is encoded by the coding sequence ATGGATTATATTGAAGAAAGAAATAAAATTGTTGAATTTGGTAAAAAATTAGTTGATGAGCATTTAACAACAGGTACTGGTGGTAACTTGAGTATCTTTGTTCCTGAATCCAAGGTAATGCTAATTAGTCCATCAGGCATCGACTATTATGAAACTAAACCAGAAGATGTTGTTGTGATGGATCTCGATGGCAATATTCTTGAAGGTGATCGTAAACCATCAAGTGAATTTGAAATGCACTCAATCTTTTATAAAAATAATCCTGAAATTAAGTCTGTAATTCATTCGCATGCTGATTTTGCTACAGCAATGGCTTGCTTAAACAAAGATGTGCCACCAATTCATTATGTAGTAGCTGATTTATGCAAAACATTGAAGTGTACTAATTATAAGATCTATGGTTCTCATGATATTGCAGTAGAAGCTTACAAGACTATGGGAGAAGATCATGGCATTTTGCTTGCAAATCACGGTCTTTTAGCTATTGGTAATTCGATTGAATCAGCAATGGGTAATGCTAGAAATATTGAATTTTTGTGTAAATTGTATATTTATGCCAGTGCAGTAGGTACCCCTGTACCATTGAATGAGGAACAAATGAATGAAGTAGCTAAAAAATTTACGACATACGGACAACCTAAAAAATAA
- a CDS encoding PTS transporter subunit IIC, whose protein sequence is MQTLKTIMDTFGANIFVPIVIFLICIFMKINVKKAINSAILAAVGLIGFDMITNYFTPVISPVVDKMVKLAHLNLPVLDIGWQATAVIAYSTQIGMVFIAVLLIFQVFLFAIKWTNVFMPSDLWNNYSLILWGSELYFVTKNMWLASFLMLFGNMVCLLYSEVIANRWSTYYGYPQCTLSAPHQVGNVPFALILNVVLSKLGADKIQLNPENIRKKLGFLGDPMIIGFIVGFLLGFIGNFTTLTAIASWGQILTTAVTTSAVMAIFPKIGSIFAASFSSITSASQKSMKKGGREWYVAVNDALGYGESATLTTGILMIPFALIMAFILPGNIIVPVMCLTGFAYDSEINIALADGNIFKALIMDICIFAGQLYIGSYFAPMFTKIAKQVGVKIPGNSLMVIGFVAANILLGLITIAFMTKNPLIIGIIVILYIVQFIYFKKNKKKVIDTIEKHSDYSNVRIAKS, encoded by the coding sequence ATGCAAACATTAAAAACAATTATGGATACCTTTGGAGCAAATATCTTTGTACCAATCGTAATTTTCCTGATTTGTATCTTCATGAAGATAAATGTTAAAAAAGCAATTAACTCAGCTATTCTTGCAGCTGTTGGTTTAATTGGCTTTGATATGATTACTAATTATTTCACACCAGTTATTTCTCCAGTTGTTGACAAAATGGTAAAGTTGGCACACCTAAACTTACCAGTATTAGATATTGGCTGGCAAGCTACCGCTGTAATTGCTTATTCTACTCAAATTGGGATGGTCTTTATTGCAGTCTTACTAATTTTTCAAGTATTTTTATTTGCAATTAAGTGGACTAACGTTTTTATGCCAAGTGATTTATGGAATAATTATTCATTAATTTTATGGGGTTCTGAACTCTACTTTGTTACAAAAAATATGTGGTTAGCTAGCTTTTTAATGTTGTTTGGTAACATGGTATGTTTACTGTATTCTGAGGTTATAGCTAATCGCTGGTCAACATATTATGGCTATCCTCAATGTACTTTATCTGCACCTCATCAAGTTGGTAATGTACCATTTGCTTTAATTTTAAATGTAGTTTTATCAAAATTAGGTGCTGATAAGATTCAATTAAATCCTGAAAATATTCGTAAAAAGCTCGGATTTCTGGGTGATCCAATGATTATTGGTTTTATCGTTGGTTTTTTGCTTGGTTTTATTGGTAACTTTACAACACTAACAGCAATTGCATCATGGGGACAAATTTTAACTACTGCAGTTACTACTTCAGCAGTTATGGCAATTTTTCCAAAGATAGGTAGTATTTTTGCGGCTTCATTTTCAAGTATTACATCTGCTTCCCAAAAATCAATGAAGAAAGGTGGTCGAGAATGGTATGTTGCTGTTAATGATGCATTAGGCTATGGTGAAAGTGCAACGTTAACTACTGGAATTTTAATGATTCCGTTCGCTTTAATTATGGCATTTATTTTACCAGGTAACATTATTGTTCCGGTAATGTGCTTAACGGGATTTGCATATGATTCAGAAATCAATATTGCTTTAGCAGATGGTAATATTTTTAAAGCATTAATTATGGATATCTGTATTTTTGCAGGTCAGCTGTACATCGGTTCGTATTTTGCACCTATGTTTACTAAAATAGCTAAACAAGTCGGTGTTAAAATTCCTGGTAATAGTTTAATGGTCATTGGCTTTGTAGCTGCGAACATTCTATTAGGATTAATTACAATCGCTTTTATGACTAAAAACCCATTAATTATTGGAATTATAGTCATTTTGTATATTGTTCAGTTCATTTACTTCAAAAAAAACAAAAAGAAAGTTATCGATACAATTGAAAAGCATTCGGATTACTCGAATGTTCGTATAGCGAAATCATGA
- a CDS encoding DeoR/GlpR family DNA-binding transcription regulator, translating to MKFERLEKIEELLNLSGSVTVKQLSDELGVSKETIRKDLDYLASKRKIGRVHGGAYSFLANKSVPFKARNSMLANIKNNIATSTAKLITNQGNISLFFDSASTSLRVLKVLSATGRKFTGITNSVECLNYALTKPTLDFYTEGGKLNKDNLSFEAQNVNDYAKYSADYAILSPTGIDIKCGITDKDPIVAKTMQVFMQRAKKVYLVADHTKIDSVNTFTVGNLDQIDGIITDKVSNLQNWSITAKKNDFLLKETNSDKQKTN from the coding sequence TTGAAATTTGAAAGACTAGAAAAAATTGAAGAGCTTTTAAATTTATCTGGTAGTGTTACAGTAAAGCAATTATCCGATGAACTTGGAGTTTCAAAAGAAACAATTCGAAAAGATTTGGATTACTTAGCTTCTAAACGTAAAATTGGAAGAGTCCATGGTGGAGCGTATTCTTTTTTAGCTAATAAATCTGTGCCGTTTAAAGCTAGAAATTCAATGTTAGCTAATATTAAAAATAATATTGCAACAAGTACGGCAAAGCTAATTACTAATCAAGGGAATATCAGTCTTTTCTTTGATTCAGCGAGTACCTCTCTGCGCGTCTTAAAAGTTTTAAGTGCAACTGGAAGAAAGTTTACAGGTATTACTAATTCCGTTGAATGTTTAAATTATGCTTTGACAAAGCCGACATTAGATTTTTATACAGAAGGGGGAAAGTTAAATAAGGATAATTTAAGTTTTGAAGCTCAGAATGTAAATGATTATGCAAAATATAGTGCTGATTACGCAATTCTTAGCCCAACTGGAATAGATATTAAATGCGGTATTACAGATAAAGATCCGATTGTAGCAAAAACAATGCAAGTATTTATGCAAAGAGCAAAAAAGGTATATTTGGTTGCAGATCATACTAAAATCGATTCAGTTAATACTTTTACAGTCGGCAATTTAGATCAAATCGATGGAATAATTACTGATAAAGTTAGCAACCTCCAAAATTGGAGTATAACTGCTAAAAAGAATGATTTTCTATTAAAAGAAACTAATAGTGATAAGCAAAAAACTAACTAA
- a CDS encoding FGGY family carbohydrate kinase translates to MADKKFYLLIDIGTGSSRVCLMDNLGKVYDLQHIPNEYQSDKNSGMLIDIPTFMKNLQSASKKVLSSFDNHISAITVSGARQTFFLTDENQKLLFGIPNIDSRGERFINDYVDNFIQIQNITTRGLSADFLAMKLVGLKHDRPELFAKVCSFTSLSETFALLFCNKLVIEYSQAVETQLFDLHTKNWNKNLLDIFGLTNIRLPTIVKTGTKFKVTNLDMLESFGISRQSNCDFVIGGADTQLAMRAITDSQDTSTLCLVSGTTSPVCIRSKEASSDTNCWLDLDLGGDDYVLEYNPGVTGLNYEYARQALLPETSYKEIEKDISLSGEQKVLANLTTQSFRKSTGVNGYGGWYMLPPFSKKITKKEIVGSVPLDIGFAISQKIKQLSKTVSNTKDTIIACGGGMNSQIIPQVVADITGRAVAIYSDFQEPSIIGCFNVANEAMGENNQNIQRPLRFKYQPHKNEKLLHCYHQWQEIGNNTVVKK, encoded by the coding sequence ATGGCTGACAAGAAGTTTTACTTGCTCATAGATATTGGAACAGGTAGCAGTCGCGTTTGTTTAATGGACAATCTAGGTAAGGTTTATGACTTGCAACATATTCCTAATGAATATCAGTCTGATAAAAATAGTGGAATGCTAATTGATATTCCAACTTTTATGAAGAATCTTCAAAGTGCTTCTAAAAAAGTTTTAAGTTCATTTGATAATCATATTTCTGCAATTACTGTTTCAGGAGCTAGACAGACATTCTTTTTAACTGATGAAAATCAGAAATTACTTTTTGGTATTCCTAATATTGATAGTAGAGGGGAACGTTTTATTAACGATTACGTTGATAATTTTATCCAAATCCAAAATATTACTACACGAGGCTTATCTGCAGATTTTTTGGCAATGAAATTAGTAGGATTAAAGCATGATCGGCCAGAATTATTTGCTAAAGTTTGTTCATTTACAAGTTTAAGTGAAACTTTTGCTCTACTGTTTTGTAATAAGTTAGTGATTGAATATTCACAAGCTGTTGAAACACAATTATTCGATTTACATACTAAAAACTGGAATAAAAACCTATTAGATATATTCGGATTAACTAACATTAGATTACCTACTATTGTTAAAACAGGTACTAAATTTAAAGTAACCAATTTAGATATGCTAGAGAGTTTTGGAATTAGCCGTCAAAGTAACTGTGATTTCGTAATTGGGGGAGCTGATACCCAACTAGCAATGAGAGCGATCACAGATTCACAAGATACTAGTACCTTGTGCCTAGTTTCCGGAACAACTAGTCCAGTTTGTATTCGTTCAAAAGAAGCTTCAAGTGATACTAATTGCTGGCTTGATTTGGATCTTGGCGGTGACGATTATGTCTTAGAATATAATCCAGGCGTCACAGGTCTTAATTATGAATACGCTAGACAGGCATTATTACCTGAAACCAGTTATAAAGAAATAGAAAAAGATATTTCTTTGTCTGGTGAACAAAAAGTACTAGCAAATTTAACTACACAAAGTTTTCGTAAATCTACAGGAGTTAATGGTTATGGTGGTTGGTATATGTTACCACCATTTTCTAAGAAAATAACCAAAAAGGAAATTGTTGGTAGTGTGCCTTTAGACATTGGATTTGCAATTTCACAAAAAATTAAGCAATTAAGTAAAACAGTGTCCAATACGAAGGATACAATCATAGCTTGTGGTGGAGGGATGAATTCTCAAATAATTCCCCAAGTTGTTGCTGATATAACTGGTAGAGCAGTAGCGATATATTCAGATTTTCAAGAACCATCAATTATTGGTTGCTTTAATGTTGCTAATGAAGCAATGGGAGAAAATAATCAGAACATCCAGCGGCCATTAAGATTCAAATATCAACCGCATAAAAACGAAAAATTATTACATTGTTATCATCAATGGCAAGAAATTGGTAATAACACAGTTGTCAAAAAATAG
- a CDS encoding SAM-dependent methyltransferase: protein MTNFLDKVNQLNGEIKHPVVNKQVVEVNQIINQLDQQQILTSAPAKLGLLPDEVEEILEQVGQEQAAKIKVLNQLLNSMRQYLSIRYGIWSLPNLTTARLIKEQLHVNSALEIMAGNAYWSRALDTAQIGTIATDSLEWAKTSATGSQPAVNVVDLDAVQAIKRFVQVDLIICSWAPNFTKTDLLAVAAWKKYNPKSRLLFIGEKNGATNSPAFWQTIKLHHSAQLRRINQSFRSYDFINEQIFEIEHEI, encoded by the coding sequence ATGACGAATTTTTTAGATAAAGTTAACCAATTAAATGGTGAAATTAAACATCCAGTAGTTAACAAGCAGGTTGTAGAAGTTAACCAAATTATTAACCAGCTGGATCAACAACAAATTTTAACATCGGCTCCAGCAAAATTAGGCTTGTTACCAGATGAAGTAGAAGAAATTTTAGAGCAAGTTGGACAAGAACAAGCTGCGAAAATTAAGGTATTAAATCAATTGCTTAACAGCATGCGACAATACTTATCAATTAGGTATGGCATCTGGTCTTTACCCAATTTGACAACGGCGCGGCTGATTAAAGAGCAATTGCACGTAAACTCTGCATTAGAAATCATGGCTGGCAACGCATACTGGTCAAGGGCACTGGACACGGCACAAATTGGGACAATCGCAACCGATTCTTTAGAATGGGCTAAGACTTCCGCCACTGGCAGTCAGCCGGCAGTTAATGTCGTAGATTTAGATGCAGTTCAAGCAATTAAGCGATTTGTACAAGTTGATTTAATTATTTGCTCATGGGCACCCAACTTTACCAAGACTGATTTATTGGCAGTTGCCGCATGGAAAAAGTATAATCCTAAGAGTCGTCTGCTATTTATTGGCGAAAAAAATGGGGCAACGAATTCGCCTGCCTTTTGGCAAACGATAAAATTGCATCATTCGGCACAACTGCGGCGAATTAACCAGTCGTTTCGCAGTTATGATTTTATTAATGAACAAATATTTGAGATAGAACATGAAATTTAA
- a CDS encoding PTS sugar transporter subunit IIB: MKKTINLLAVCGSGTVSSTMVAEKAQEYIESLGFNVQAEELNPQQASERIPSGDYDLVVFTSPIPGTYDIPIINATGLLTGIGEEDVFEKIKEAITE, translated from the coding sequence ATGAAAAAAACAATTAATTTATTAGCCGTTTGTGGCTCAGGAACTGTCAGTTCAACAATGGTAGCTGAAAAAGCTCAAGAATATATTGAATCTTTGGGCTTTAATGTTCAAGCTGAAGAGCTAAATCCGCAGCAGGCTTCTGAAAGAATCCCATCCGGTGATTATGACCTTGTTGTCTTCACATCACCAATACCTGGTACATATGACATTCCAATTATCAATGCAACTGGATTGTTAACAGGTATCGGTGAAGAAGATGTGTTTGAAAAAATCAAAGAAGCTATTACTGAATAG
- a CDS encoding LBP_cg2779 family protein: MNHQIEELSDAIIDYQVRHHVTDTDLAFASHLSVEKIHAMKTGEGEFTPEEINQLYDYMAASR; the protein is encoded by the coding sequence ATGAATCATCAAATAGAAGAGTTATCCGATGCAATTATTGATTATCAAGTAAGACATCACGTCACAGATACTGATTTAGCCTTTGCCAGCCACCTATCAGTTGAAAAAATTCATGCAATGAAAACCGGCGAGGGTGAATTCACTCCTGAAGAAATTAATCAGCTTTATGATTACATGGCAGCTAGCCGTTAA
- a CDS encoding HAD family hydrolase: protein MIKLIATDMDGTWLTDAKTYDVDLFLREFKIMQERDIKFVVSSGNQYENLITRFPEVADQIYFVAENGALVAKGKQVIHTDSLSDNDLATIVQITRQYDEKAIASGLLSAYVLDSTSPEYIEELRKYYYKITPVADFANLDDQIFKVTFDVAEAKMPQMLAELKRNYPNLGFVSGSAGSIDMSTKGMNKAVGLQYLSKKLGINFREMVAFGDSGNDVGMLKYVGRSYATGTALPSAKNAADRIIGSSNDSAVQKEIWRLLN, encoded by the coding sequence ATGATTAAGTTAATTGCAACAGATATGGATGGTACTTGGCTGACCGATGCTAAGACCTATGATGTTGACCTGTTTTTGCGTGAATTTAAAATTATGCAGGAGCGTGACATTAAATTCGTCGTTTCTAGTGGTAATCAGTACGAAAACCTGATAACGAGATTTCCAGAAGTCGCCGATCAGATTTACTTTGTTGCTGAAAATGGCGCATTAGTTGCCAAAGGTAAGCAGGTAATTCATACCGATAGCCTTTCTGACAATGATTTAGCCACAATCGTTCAAATTACACGGCAATATGACGAAAAGGCAATTGCTTCCGGATTACTAAGTGCCTATGTGCTGGATAGTACTAGTCCAGAATACATTGAGGAATTGCGCAAGTATTACTACAAAATTACGCCAGTGGCCGATTTTGCAAACTTAGATGATCAGATATTTAAGGTAACTTTCGACGTTGCTGAAGCTAAAATGCCGCAAATGCTGGCTGAATTAAAACGCAATTATCCTAATTTAGGATTTGTTTCTGGTTCTGCAGGATCAATTGACATGTCAACTAAAGGGATGAACAAAGCTGTCGGCTTGCAGTATTTGAGCAAGAAGCTCGGAATTAATTTCCGCGAAATGGTTGCCTTTGGCGACAGTGGCAATGATGTCGGGATGCTTAAGTATGTTGGCCGCAGCTATGCGACTGGCACGGCACTGCCAAGTGCTAAGAATGCGGCAGACCGAATTATTGGTTCCAGTAATGATAGTGCAGTCCAAAAGGAAATATGGCGCTTATTAAATTAA
- a CDS encoding NADPH-dependent oxidoreductase, which yields MNDFIQKMTQHVSVRDFVDEPLPIATKEELLIAANSASSSNFVQAFSIIEITDTQKRQQLGEIANCPEYVVHSGAFYVFVADLYRQKCLLEQANQSLVGIKNMEALLVSVIDATIAAQSMAIAAEELDLGICYIGGIRNDLKQVSEILTLPEFTVPVFGMTIGVPTKKNGPKPRMALDQKVAQNSYDIAKFTDLTAYQQLTAVYYASRNSNQQQTDWLQKNIDFFSEARRPDVGAFLQKQGFVL from the coding sequence GTGAATGATTTTATCCAAAAAATGACACAACACGTTTCCGTACGAGATTTTGTCGATGAGCCGCTACCAATTGCGACTAAAGAAGAGCTGCTAATAGCTGCTAATAGCGCTTCATCGTCAAACTTTGTTCAAGCATTCTCAATTATTGAAATTACTGATACTCAGAAGCGCCAGCAATTAGGTGAAATCGCCAATTGTCCAGAATACGTCGTTCACAGTGGTGCCTTTTATGTTTTTGTCGCAGATTTATATCGGCAAAAATGTCTCTTAGAACAAGCAAATCAGTCATTAGTCGGCATTAAAAACATGGAGGCACTGTTAGTCAGTGTCATTGATGCCACTATTGCAGCTCAAAGTATGGCCATTGCTGCTGAGGAACTTGACTTGGGCATTTGTTATATTGGCGGCATTCGTAACGACTTGAAACAAGTTAGTGAAATTTTGACATTGCCAGAGTTTACCGTACCAGTTTTTGGCATGACAATTGGTGTTCCAACCAAGAAGAATGGACCTAAGCCCCGAATGGCATTAGACCAAAAGGTCGCACAAAATAGCTATGACATAGCTAAGTTCACTGATTTAACAGCTTATCAGCAACTGACCGCTGTATATTATGCCAGTCGTAACAGTAACCAGCAACAGACTGACTGGCTACAAAAGAATATTGACTTCTTTAGCGAGGCAAGAAGGCCGGATGTGGGGGCTTTTCTGCAAAAGCAGGGGTTTGTATTGTAG
- a CDS encoding PTS sugar transporter subunit IIA → MIFSEKLIIDNASVQTKDELFNLAAKKLSELKMINNSYLPALQRREKSFPTGLQTKTIGVAIPHCDPINIKKDGILVVRLNKPIPFQQMGSSDTEVEVKIVFFICSTGAQQQLQNLRELIAMFQDDSFLKEVYQSKNLFDALSLWKGK, encoded by the coding sequence ATGATTTTTAGTGAAAAATTAATTATAGATAACGCGTCTGTCCAAACTAAAGATGAACTTTTTAATTTAGCAGCAAAAAAATTATCTGAATTAAAAATGATAAATAACTCGTATCTGCCTGCTTTACAAAGGCGAGAAAAAAGTTTTCCTACAGGCCTGCAAACAAAAACTATTGGTGTTGCTATTCCACATTGTGACCCAATAAATATCAAAAAGGATGGTATTCTTGTAGTTCGCTTGAATAAGCCTATCCCTTTTCAACAAATGGGATCTTCTGATACTGAAGTTGAAGTGAAAATAGTGTTCTTTATTTGTTCTACGGGAGCTCAACAACAATTACAGAATTTACGAGAATTAATCGCAATGTTCCAAGATGATAGCTTTTTAAAAGAAGTATATCAATCAAAAAATTTGTTTGATGCACTATCTTTATGGAAAGGAAAATAA
- a CDS encoding RsmB/NOP family class I SAM-dependent RNA methyltransferase, whose translation MLNLPAEFTNKYQKLLGQEQAAIMFKAMAEPSKKAFRLNPLKFTQQVSYNCGQPVPEINAAYYGQVVGNDPEWVSGTVYSQDPSAMFPATLMKVNPGDKVLDLCASPGGKSTALGEQLAGSGLLVANEISATRAKILRENIERWGITNCLITSEDPANLVPQFPQFFDKILVDAPCSGEGMFRKNPDAVNYWSQDYVLVCQKRQQEILTQAVKMLKPGGELVYSTCTYAPEEDEQIVSWLINEFGFFVVASDLDSAKVSHGRPEWADNNSALKETLRFWPQDDLGEGQFAAKLKLPDNSEQSQTKEKKYKKTRSKLLLTKEQTELVAAVLDKFNLPQPLANWRPEIRVSHDHVFLPAIKANLHLKVINNGLELGVLKKNRFEPGHQLAMALSQVQQERVVELNRDDYAAYLHGETVRVKTDLRGFVLVSARQLIFSFGKVTGNGILKNFYPKGLRTLKKG comes from the coding sequence GTGCTTAACTTGCCCGCAGAATTTACAAATAAATATCAAAAATTACTTGGTCAGGAGCAGGCAGCTATTATGTTTAAGGCAATGGCTGAGCCGAGTAAAAAAGCCTTTCGCCTTAATCCGCTGAAGTTTACACAGCAAGTTTCCTATAATTGTGGACAGCCCGTCCCAGAGATTAATGCAGCTTATTATGGTCAAGTTGTAGGTAATGATCCCGAATGGGTTAGCGGCACGGTTTATTCGCAGGACCCATCGGCGATGTTTCCGGCAACTTTAATGAAAGTAAATCCTGGCGACAAGGTTCTTGATCTCTGTGCATCTCCGGGTGGTAAAAGTACAGCCTTAGGTGAGCAACTCGCTGGTTCTGGACTATTAGTGGCTAACGAAATTTCAGCCACGCGGGCCAAGATTTTACGAGAAAATATTGAGCGTTGGGGAATTACAAATTGTTTAATTACCAGTGAGGATCCGGCAAATTTAGTACCGCAATTTCCGCAATTCTTTGATAAAATTTTGGTTGATGCACCATGCAGCGGCGAGGGGATGTTCCGCAAGAATCCAGACGCAGTTAATTATTGGTCACAAGATTATGTCCTAGTTTGTCAAAAGCGCCAACAAGAAATCCTAACTCAGGCTGTCAAAATGCTTAAACCCGGTGGAGAATTGGTGTATTCAACTTGTACCTACGCCCCAGAAGAAGATGAACAGATTGTTAGTTGGCTAATTAATGAATTTGGTTTTTTTGTGGTAGCGTCAGATTTAGATTCTGCTAAAGTTAGTCACGGCCGTCCTGAATGGGCTGATAATAATTCCGCTTTAAAAGAGACTTTGCGCTTTTGGCCGCAAGACGACTTAGGCGAAGGGCAATTTGCGGCGAAGTTAAAATTGCCTGACAATAGTGAGCAATCACAGACTAAGGAAAAGAAATATAAAAAAACTCGCTCTAAGTTGCTGTTAACTAAGGAGCAGACCGAATTAGTAGCTGCGGTTTTAGATAAATTCAATTTACCGCAGCCCTTAGCCAATTGGCGTCCAGAAATTCGCGTGAGTCATGACCACGTTTTTCTTCCCGCAATTAAAGCTAACTTGCATTTAAAGGTAATTAACAACGGTCTAGAATTAGGTGTCTTAAAGAAAAACCGCTTTGAACCGGGGCATCAACTAGCAATGGCATTAAGCCAAGTTCAACAGGAACGAGTAGTCGAATTAAATCGTGACGATTACGCCGCTTATTTACATGGTGAAACGGTCCGGGTAAAGACTGACTTACGTGGTTTTGTCTTAGTCAGTGCTCGCCAGCTAATTTTTAGTTTTGGCAAAGTTACCGGCAACGGGATACTCAAAAACTTCTATCCGAAAGGTTTAAGAACTCTCAAGAAAGGTTAA